One segment of Syngnathus scovelli strain Florida chromosome 6, RoL_Ssco_1.2, whole genome shotgun sequence DNA contains the following:
- the utp4 gene encoding U3 small nucleolar RNA-associated protein 4 homolog, with translation MGEFKVHRVRFFNYMPSAIRAMAFNSRTERLAVARADGTVEIFNFSDHYFQEKVIPGQDNAGIGALCWVGQRLFSAGLRGEITEYDLENLQPMYTVDAYGGPIWAISCNSKGTLLAVGCEDGTVKIFDILEGKIQFQTNFNRQKSRVISLCWHPSGTQLAAGMMDMIRIFDVKTGQSLQRMLVDRAAQASKTKEVVVWSIVFLSNHTVISGDSAGKVQIWDGITGTLVRTHLLAKCDVLSLSVSKDENSLVAGTSEGTVAQFEFISRSFNHEDKDWVRTRTFKHHSHDVGALVHTETAVVSGGMDTQLIIQPLLHNVEKNTLESSQRKIIFPHRNLVSCAKKSGLLLFQFPDHLELWRLGESEGHGKPGDSLPLKRKPEKLLHLKRKGEENIWCSALSPCGEWLAYSTLSSVRLYRLQVLNNISITKVSKIPKILHSAQQLCFSSDSSKLFASCSLSSVVVVSLSQSECKYIHTLKPQPGSTQAVHLLNASDDGKWLVTANTGCEIHVYNLQKLKLHCMLPVYSSCPTALAIHPTTGNLVTVHADHQIFEFSLVQKEYTDWSRKLQNHGLHPRWLQRDTPITHVAFNPKNSAHILLRDAFMFCIIDKSLPLPKANWHFSNQMALRSLPALERMEYSHSFKICKTFQPLLSLSLLDDQSLVVVERPLSDIQSQLPAPVRRKTFAT, from the exons GTGATTCCTGGTCAGGATAACGCCGGCATTGGGGCTCTGTGCTGGGTGGGTCAGCGTCTCTTCAGTGCTGGCTTGCGTGGGGAGATCACAGAATATGACCTTGAGAACTTGCAGCCCATGTACACTGTGGATGCCTATGGGGGACCGATCTGGGCCATCAGCTGCAACAGCAAGGGAACCCTGCTGGCT GTTGGCTGTGAAGATGGGACAGTGAAGATATTTGACATACTCGAGGGCAAGATTCAGTTTCAGACAAACTTCAATAGGCAGAAAA GTCGTGTCATCAGTCTTTGCTGGCATCCCTCTGGCACGCAGTTGGCCGCAGGCATGATGGACATGATCCGAATATTTGATGTTAAGACTG GTCAGAGCTTGCAGAGAATGCTTGTTGATAGAGCTGCGCAAGCATCCAAAACCAAGGAGGTGGTGGTTTGGAGCATAGTCTTCTTATCTAATCACACTGTCATCAGTGGTGATTCTGCTGGAAAGGTCCAGATATGGGACGGAATTACAGGAACACTCGTCCGCACTCACCTACTCGCCAAGTGTGACGTGCTTTCGCTTTCTGTATCCAAG GATGAAAACAGCCTTGTAGCAGGAACGTCAGAAGGCACTGTTGCCCAATTTGAATTTATTTCCCGCTCCTTCAACCACGAAGATAAGGACTGGGTCCGAACCAGAACCTTTAAACACCATTCACATGACGTGGGGGCACTGGTTCACACCGAGACTGCTGTTGTATCTGGAG GTATGGATACACAGCTGATAATTCAGCCCTTGCTGCACAATGTGGAGAAGAATACACTTGAGTCGTCTCAGCGTAAAATAATTTTCCCTCAT AGGAATTTGGTGTCTTGTGCCAAGAAGTCTGGACTGCTGCTCTTCCAGTTCCCTGATCATCTTGAGCTGTGGAGACTAGGGGAGAGTGAGGGGCATG GAAAACCTGGTGATAGTCTACCTTTGAAGAGGAAACCAGAGAAACTGCTTCATCTGAAGAGGAAG GGCGAAGAAAATATTTGGTGCAGTGCTCTGTCTCCATGCGGAGAGTGGCTGGCATACTCGACTCTCTCCAGCGTTCGTCTGTACAGGCTACAGGTCCTCAACAACATCAGTATTACAAAG GTTTCCAAAATACCCAAGATCCTTCACTCAGCCCAGCAGCTCTGCTTTTCCTCGGATTCCTCCAAACTCTTTGCATCCTGCAGCTTGTCATCAGTTGTTGTGGTCTCCCTCAGCCAGTCAGAGTGCAAATACATCCATACCCTTAAACCTCAGCCAG GTTCCACACAGGCAGTCCACCTGTTGAATGCGAGTGACGATGGCAAATGGCTGGTTACAGCCAATACAGGCTGTGAGATCCACGTTTACAACCTTCAAAAGCTCAAG CTTCACTGCATGCTGCCGGTGTACAGTTCCTGTCCTACCGCCTTGGCCATCCACCCAACCACTGGAAACCTCGTCACAGTGCATGCTGACCATCAG ATATTTGAGTTCTCTCTAGTACAAAAGGAATACACCGATTGGAGTCGCAAGCTGCAGAATCATGGGCTGCACCCTCGGTGGCTGCAGAGGGACACGCCCATCACCCACGTCGCCTTCAACCCCAAGAACTCGGCTCATATTCTTCTGCGCGATGCGTTTATGTTCTGCATCATTGACAAGAGCctg CCCCTTCCTAAAGCAAATTGGCATTTCTCCAATCAGATGGCACTAAGGAGTCTTCCCGCATTAGAGAGGATGGAATACAGCCATTCGTTCAAGATTTGCAAAACCTTTCAG CCTCTTTTGAGTTTGTCTCTGCTGGATGACCAGTCCTTAGTTGTGGTTGAGCGCCCCCTGTCGGACATCCAGTCTCAGCTGCCTGCACCTGTACGACGGAAAACGTTTGCCACCTAA